The Methanobrevibacter sp. genome segment CAATATTCACTGTTCCCATGGCTGACTGTATTGCAGAACGTTACCTTTGGTTTGGAGATGACAAAGCAGGGAACTAAAGAGGAAAATATTGCTGCGGCTGAAAGATACTTGACAAGTGTAGGTTTAATAGACTTTAAAGATAGCTATCCTCATGAACTTTCAGGAGGTATGAAACAGAGGGTTGCAATTATCAGATCTTTGCTTAATCATTCACCAATATTGCTTATGGATGAACCGTTTTCTGCATTGGATATGCAAAATAGACACAAGCTCCAGGAACAGCTTATTGGGGTTTGGAAAAGATTCAACAACACAATTGTTTTTGTAACTCACGATGTTGATGAAGCGGTGTATCTTGCAGATAAAATTGTTATCCTTGATAAAAATCCGGGTAAAATCGCAAAAATAATTGATGTAGATATTGAAAGGCCAAGAAAAAGAGAATCTGAAGAGTTCATAGCCCTTCAGGAAT includes the following:
- a CDS encoding ABC transporter ATP-binding protein; translation: MSIEVKNINKSFKSKKTDHLSVLEDINLTINDGELVCLLGPSGCGKTTLLRLIAGLDHPTSGEIIANGEKVTEPSGDRAVIFQQYSLFPWLTVLQNVTFGLEMTKQGTKEENIAAAERYLTSVGLIDFKDSYPHELSGGMKQRVAIIRSLLNHSPILLMDEPFSALDMQNRHKLQEQLIGVWKRFNNTIVFVTHDVDEAVYLADKIVILDKNPGKIAKIIDVDIERPRKRESEEFIALQESIVENLDMGD